One segment of Arthrobacter sp. MMS18-M83 DNA contains the following:
- a CDS encoding potassium channel family protein: MKVVIVGAGSVGSSIARELLAHNHEIMLIDLKPEVIGRSGLRGARWLVGDACELSTLQEAKLEGADVVVSATGDDKVNLVVSLLAKTEFGVGRTVGRVNNPKNDWMFNDSWGVDVAVNTPQLMTALVEEAVEIGDLVRLLTLQTGVSSLVEFTVPHDSHIMGSTVGGIEWPEDATLVAILRDHAPITPSRDDVIDGGDELFFVTTIAAEDGLRALLSPSAADHGSVGVEEEFSDQSDDDGFDG; encoded by the coding sequence GTGAAAGTCGTTATTGTCGGCGCGGGCAGCGTCGGTTCATCGATCGCGCGCGAATTGCTCGCCCACAACCACGAGATCATGCTGATCGACCTCAAGCCTGAGGTCATCGGGCGGAGCGGCCTCCGCGGGGCGCGTTGGCTGGTGGGCGATGCTTGCGAATTGAGCACGCTCCAGGAAGCGAAACTGGAAGGGGCCGACGTCGTCGTGTCCGCGACCGGTGACGACAAGGTCAACCTTGTGGTGTCCTTGCTGGCCAAGACCGAGTTCGGCGTGGGCCGTACGGTGGGCCGTGTGAACAACCCCAAGAACGACTGGATGTTCAACGATTCCTGGGGAGTCGACGTCGCGGTCAACACTCCGCAGCTCATGACGGCCCTCGTGGAAGAAGCCGTGGAAATCGGTGACCTCGTCCGCCTGCTGACTTTGCAGACGGGTGTGTCCTCGCTCGTGGAGTTCACGGTCCCCCACGATTCGCACATCATGGGCAGCACGGTAGGCGGCATTGAATGGCCCGAAGACGCCACCCTGGTGGCGATCCTGCGCGATCACGCACCCATCACGCCCAGCCGTGATGACGTGATCGACGGCGGCGACGAGCTGTTCTTCGTCACAACCATTGCTGCCGAGGATGGGCTCAGGGCCCTCTTGTCCCCCTCCGCGGCCGACCACGGATCAGTTGGGGTCGAGGAAGAGTTTTCGGATCAGTCCGACGACGACGGCTTCGACGGCTGA
- a CDS encoding DUF3159 domain-containing protein, whose amino-acid sequence MTVANGPGPHEKPAQEKPGQAEGFRQETQGPSIADIAAGYAEKAGLQRNSHGHVDILKSAGGIQGIAESIVPGLVFLIAFMVTRDLPASLIASLAAAAVFTVVRLVQRRPLTQALAGIAGVAISAWLANTTGKAEDFYVLGFYTNIAYIVGMVLSVVLKWPIAGLLFGFVRNEGFDWRKEPERLRAYTIGTWVVIAVLALRLVVQVPLYFMGEPGLAALATMRLIMGAPLYILGLWIAWLLTRPTPSEEPNKDPQPSKPSSSD is encoded by the coding sequence ATGACCGTCGCCAACGGACCCGGTCCCCACGAAAAACCAGCGCAGGAAAAGCCGGGCCAGGCAGAGGGGTTCCGCCAGGAGACGCAGGGGCCAAGTATTGCGGACATCGCCGCAGGCTACGCGGAAAAGGCCGGACTCCAAAGGAACAGCCACGGGCACGTGGATATCCTCAAGTCGGCAGGGGGTATCCAAGGGATAGCCGAGAGCATCGTGCCGGGCCTCGTATTCCTGATCGCCTTCATGGTCACCCGCGACCTTCCAGCGTCCCTGATTGCATCCCTCGCGGCGGCGGCTGTCTTTACCGTGGTGCGGCTTGTCCAGCGGCGTCCGTTGACCCAGGCACTTGCCGGGATCGCCGGCGTCGCAATTTCCGCTTGGCTCGCCAACACCACAGGCAAGGCCGAGGACTTCTACGTCCTGGGCTTTTACACGAACATCGCCTACATCGTGGGAATGGTGCTGTCCGTTGTGCTCAAGTGGCCCATTGCCGGCCTGCTCTTCGGTTTTGTCCGCAACGAAGGCTTCGATTGGCGGAAGGAGCCGGAGCGCTTGCGGGCCTACACCATCGGCACCTGGGTGGTCATCGCTGTCCTGGCTCTACGGCTTGTGGTGCAGGTTCCCCTGTACTTCATGGGCGAGCCCGGACTGGCCGCGCTCGCTACCATGAGGCTGATCATGGGCGCCCCGCTGTACATCCTTGGCCTCTGGATTGCCTGGCTCCTGACCCGGCCGACGCCAAGCGAGGAGCCAAACAAGGATCCTCAGCCGTCGAAGCCGTCGTCGTCGGACTGA